The genomic segment GGATTGGCATTCATTGGTCGATGAGTATTGTATTAGGATTTTCGGTAATTGCATTAATTGCTTTAGCAAAAATTGGCACCAAACCTATTATGAATCCAAAAATTGGCGAACCAGTGATGCAAAGTTTGAAGGAAGGAGTCAAATTTGTGTTCCAAAATAAAGTGATTTTAGGCGCGCTTTCATTAGATATGATTGCGGTCTTATTTGGTGGTGCAGTAGCCTTATTGCCTATTTTCGCCCAAGATATTTTAAATGTAGGTTCAGAAGGTTTTGGGATTTTGCGTGCGGCACCCGCTATTGGAGCTTTCTTAACAATGTTCGTGTCGGCTTATGTACCGATGAATAAAAATGCGGGGATGAAATTGTTGGTAGCCATTTTTGCTTTTGGCGTATGTATTATAGTCTTTGGATTGTCCACTATTTTCTGGTTATCTGTTTTTGCCTTGTTTATGAGCGGTGTGGTAGATGGAATTTCTGTGGTAATTCGCCAAACGATTTTACAACTCAAAACTCCAGATCATATGCGCGGACGAGTAGCGGCAGTAAACTCTATTTTTGTGGGTTCGTCAAACGAATTAGGGGCTTTTGAAAGTGGATTGACAGCTAAATTAATGGGAACAGTTACCGCAGTGGTTTTTGGCGGAAGCATGACATTACTGACTGTTTTGATTACAGGAATATCTTCGCCTACCTTTAGAAAATTGGATTTAGAAAAAGACTTAGAAGAGCATCGAAAAGAGGAGTAGATTGATTTAAAATTAGTTGGAATGTAACAATTTGTAGTAAAGAAATACTAATTGCACAATCTTAAAAAATTATTATTTATGAAATTTAATTTGGACCTTCCTGAAAAAGGAACTAAGAATTTATTTGTTTATTTGAGTTTTTTATTAATTGCACTTATTGGTATTTTCTA from the Flavobacterium ammonificans genome contains:
- a CDS encoding MFS transporter; translation: MKVKNDPYEALRYSEFNVFLILRFAMVFAWSMQFIVIEWQVYSLTKSALSLGIIGLMEIIPAIGMALFAGHIVDQKEKKSMLFKCIMGFSVISLGLFLVTWPAVVQDWSNQTILYTIYFLVFLGGIVRSFLGPTIFSLLSLIVPKKAYSNAATWSSSVWQIASVLGPAIAGFSITWIGIHWSMSIVLGFSVIALIALAKIGTKPIMNPKIGEPVMQSLKEGVKFVFQNKVILGALSLDMIAVLFGGAVALLPIFAQDILNVGSEGFGILRAAPAIGAFLTMFVSAYVPMNKNAGMKLLVAIFAFGVCIIVFGLSTIFWLSVFALFMSGVVDGISVVIRQTILQLKTPDHMRGRVAAVNSIFVGSSNELGAFESGLTAKLMGTVTAVVFGGSMTLLTVLITGISSPTFRKLDLEKDLEEHRKEE